Part of the Niallia alba genome is shown below.
GTATAAGCAACAGCCATCTGGTATCCCATTATTGTTTGAGAATGTTTCTTCCCAAATCTTGCAGGTGTTTCATGCAACATGCATGGAAATATCGGCGCTAATCCTAAGCCGACCATAATAAACCCTACCAATGACCAACTAGATGGAAATGGCAGTAACAGAAGTACGGCCCCAACTAACGCAATTATTTGTCCCAATCGTATAAGCTTGCGATTACTCATTTTCAAAGTAATAAAGCCAGTGATAAATCTACCGATTGTAATTCCAGCGTAATACATAGAAACCCATTTTGCCGCTACGTCGATAGATATATTTTTTATATTAACCAGGTAACTGCTTCCCCAGAGCCCCACTGTTGCTTCTGCCCCACAATAAAATAAGAAAGATAGCAAAGCTAGCTTAATTCCGCTAATTTCCCATGCCTTTTTATTATCAAATTCTGTCTCATCCAATGAATTTTCGGGATTTTCTTGCTCATTCTTTTCATTAATCTTGCTGTTCTCTCCAACCTTTCTCCATAGAGGCAATGCGAAAAATAAAATAACCACTAACGCAAATTGCATACCAGCAATAGCAAGATAACCACTTCTCCAGGAATTCTGCGTTGAAATAAATTGGGCCATAATTATCGGACCCATAGTGGCGCCAACACCCCAAAAGCAATGAAGCCAACTCATATGATGTGCTTTATAGTGTGTGGCAACATAATTATTTAATCCCGTATCAACTGCTCCAGCTCCCAATCCAAGGGGGATAGCAAATAGAAACAACCATATGATAGAAGGTGCCATATAAAACCCAAAAAGTGCTCCAGCTGTCATTAAACAGCTGATAAACGTAACCATGCCAGTTCCAAATTTTTTAAGTACTGCTCCACTGATAAAACTGGAAATAATCGTTCCACCAGCAATTGTCATAAACAGCACTCCTGCAGTTTCAAGTGGCGCCTTAAAATCTAATTGCATCAAAGACCATGACACACCCAATAATGAATCCGGTAAACCTAAACTGATAAAAGCCAAATAAATGATTACTAAAAAGAATGTTGCCATAGATAACCCCCGCCTTACTTTTCTAAAGATATTATTTTGTCTTACTATATTTCAGCAATCATTAAATCGAGCCCAAGACTTTGTAATCCGTACAGATAATCTTGTTCCCAATCACTCATTATAAATTCGGGGAGATGTTCTGCTGGAATATAATTAGAGCTTTGTTTTTTTATTTGATTTATTGTTATTTGGTTGACTTCATCATCACAGAAGATAATCGTATGTGGATTAATAATTGCTACAAATGAAGCTACAAGTCTGCTTATTGCATCTATTTCAGCTTCTTTCGTAAAGATTTTCTTTTTTCCAATTTCATTTTCAATAGCCTCTCCAAAATTCCGATCATCATATTGAGGGACAAATGAAACCTCCCCTGAAAAATAAGAGCTGCCTCTCACTACATCTCCATTGATAAGAATCCCAGCCCCTGGTCCATTTTGACCTGAATATAGATAGATAAGCGATTTATTTTTCTTATTCTCCTTACGAGCGTGATATCCTAACACCGCTGCATTCATATCATTTTCTAATACAACAGGAATAGAAAAGTGATTTTCTAAGTATCCCTTCAAGTCGAAATTCTGGAGATGTTCATATTCAGGTATATAGATAATTCGTCCATTATCGACTGAACCAGGTACACCAATCGAAATAGACCGTATTCTTGGATGTTTATTTTTTAACGCTTCCACATACTCGGTCAGCAACTTTACATTGTCATCCTTTAACGCACTAGAAGTTTTTCCAGCATCTTTGATTTCCCCTAGACAGTTAAACACAATATAATTCGTCACTGTTCTTTCTAAAAAAATAGCTAGCCCTAACATATACTCTTGGTTATATGTATATCGCTTCGCCCTTCTACCGCCACTTGAATCGTCTAGACCAGCTGATAGCAGTTCTCCATCCTTTTCCATCTGCGATATAAATTTACTAATCGTTGGGAAACTAATTCCTAATTTACTACTGAGCTCCACTTTCGTAGCACTTCCATTAGATAAAAGGAATTGTCGAATATTTTGCGGAATGATAAATTTCATCGACTTTGGAGTTGTATCCACATCATTCACCACCCTTTCTATTCAACTTATTAAAGATATTTAATAAGTGTCTAAAATAAAACTTATTAAAGATATTTAATAAGTACTGAGGCTAATATAGCACACAAAATTACTGAAAGCAATTACATTTTATTTGAAATTTTTCTATGCTAAAGATTGAAATGAAACTTTACTTTTACAAAAATGTAACCATATTATTCTTCATGACAGAAGACTTCGAAATGCTTCTATCAACATTAAAAACTTTTAGATAAGTCACAACTATCACATCAATAATTTAGGAAGTATCCTTTTATAAAAAAGAAGAAGGCGAACTTCAAAAGTCCACCTTCTTCACTAAAAATATTAACCAATAGAACCTTCCATTTCGAACTTAATCAAACGGTTCATTTCTACTGCATATTCCATTGGTA
Proteins encoded:
- a CDS encoding ROK family transcriptional regulator; translation: MNDVDTTPKSMKFIIPQNIRQFLLSNGSATKVELSSKLGISFPTISKFISQMEKDGELLSAGLDDSSGGRRAKRYTYNQEYMLGLAIFLERTVTNYIVFNCLGEIKDAGKTSSALKDDNVKLLTEYVEALKNKHPRIRSISIGVPGSVDNGRIIYIPEYEHLQNFDLKGYLENHFSIPVVLENDMNAAVLGYHARKENKKNKSLIYLYSGQNGPGAGILINGDVVRGSSYFSGEVSFVPQYDDRNFGEAIENEIGKKKIFTKEAEIDAISRLVASFVAIINPHTIIFCDDEVNQITINQIKKQSSNYIPAEHLPEFIMSDWEQDYLYGLQSLGLDLMIAEI
- a CDS encoding MFS transporter, with protein sequence MATFFLVIIYLAFISLGLPDSLLGVSWSLMQLDFKAPLETAGVLFMTIAGGTIISSFISGAVLKKFGTGMVTFISCLMTAGALFGFYMAPSIIWLFLFAIPLGLGAGAVDTGLNNYVATHYKAHHMSWLHCFWGVGATMGPIIMAQFISTQNSWRSGYLAIAGMQFALVVILFFALPLWRKVGENSKINEKNEQENPENSLDETEFDNKKAWEISGIKLALLSFLFYCGAEATVGLWGSSYLVNIKNISIDVAAKWVSMYYAGITIGRFITGFITLKMSNRKLIRLGQIIALVGAVLLLLPFPSSWSLVGFIMVGLGLAPIFPCMLHETPARFGKKHSQTIMGYQMAVAYTGSTFLPPLLGFIAAHSTIGIFPFMIAGFITMMLWGTEKLNAVLNKKDYKKAKKGNSTAV